Proteins encoded together in one Lepisosteus oculatus isolate fLepOcu1 chromosome 2, fLepOcu1.hap2, whole genome shotgun sequence window:
- the odc1 gene encoding ornithine decarboxylase, whose amino-acid sequence MSVFNSAEFDFAFLDEGFTARDIVEQKINEVSLSDDKDAFYVADLGDVLKKHLRWVRALPRVTPFYAVKCNDSKAVVMTLASLGAGFDCASKTEIQLVQNIGVSPERIIYANPCKQVSQIKYAAAQGVQKMTFDSEVELMKVARSHSNAKLVLRIATDDSKAVCRLSVKFGATLKTSRLLLERAKELGVDIIGVSFHVGSGCTDPDTFSQAISDARCVFDMGEELGFNMTLLDIGGGFPGSEDVKLKFEEITAVINPALDKYFPADSGVQIIAEPGRYYVASAYTLAVNIIAKKVVLKEQSASDDEDDGTNDKTLMYYVNDGVYGSFNCILYDHAHVLPVLHKKPKPDEKFFTCSIWGPTCDGLDRIVELCGMPELQVGDWMLFENMGAYTVAASSTFNGFQKPDIHYVMSRPAWQLMQQIQEQGLIQPVEELCPSTMPICCAWESGIELPSSSCSTRVL is encoded by the exons TCACTGCCAGAGACATCGTCGAACAAAAAATCAATGAAGTTTCCCTGTCT GATGACAAGGATGCCTTCTATGTTGCTGACCTTGGGGATGTCCTTAAGAAGCACCTGCGATGGGTCAGAGCACTGCCCCGCGTCACTCCATTTTATGCTGTGAAGTGCAATGATAGCAAAGCTGTGGTGATGACCCTTGCATCTTTGGGGGCAGGATTTGATTGTGCTAGCAAG ACTGAAATTCAGCTTGTTCAGAACATTGGAGTCTCCCCTGAGAGGATCATCTATGCAAACCCTTGCAAACAAGTTTCGCAAATTAAATATGCTGCTGCCCAGGGTGTGCAGAAGATGACCTTTGATAGCGAAGTGGAGTTGATGAAAGTGGCAAGAAGCCATAGCAATGCAAa GCTGGTTCTTCGAATTGCTACAGATGACTCCAAGGCCGTTTGCCGCTTGAGTGTGAAGTTTGGAGCTACGCTAAAAACTAGCCGTCTCCTTTTGGAAAGGGCAAAGGAGCTGGGTGTGGACATCATTGGTGTAAG CTTCCACGTGGGAAGTGGTTGTACTGACCCAGACACTTTCAGCCAAGCCATTTCTGATGCGCGCTGTGTCTTTGATATGGGC GAAGAACTTGGGTTCAACATGACGCTCCTGGATATTGGTGGTGGCTTTCCTGGTTCGGAGGATGTGAAACTTAAATTTGAAGAG ATAACTGCTGTAATTAATCCTGCCCTTGATAAGTACTTCCCTGCTGATTCTGGAGTCCAGATCATTGCTGAACCAGGCCGATACTATGTTGCATCTGCCTATACCTTAGCAGTCAACATCATTGCCAAGAAGGTGGTCCTGAAGGAACAGTCGGCCTCTGATG ATGAAGATGATGGGACCAATGACAAAACTTTGATGTATTATGTCAATGATGGAGTGTATGGGTCCTTCAACTGCATCCTGTATGACCATGCCCATGTATTGCCTGTTCTCCATAAG AAGCcaaagccagatgaaaagttctTCACCTGCAGCATTTGGGGACCAACGTGTGATGGCCTGGATCGCATTGTTGAGCTCTGCGGTATGCCGGAACTCCAGGTTGGAGACTGGATGCTGTTTGAGAACATGGGAGCTTACACAGTGGCTGCATCATCCACCTTTAATGGGTTCCAGAAACCAGACATTCACTACGTGATGTCAAGGCCTGCTTG GCAACTGATGCAACAAATCCAGGAGCAAGGTTTGATCCAGCCAGTGGAGGAGCTGTGTCCTAGCACTATGCCCATATGCTGCGCCTGGGAGAGTGGAATAGAGCTTCCTTCATCCTCATGTTCCACACGTGTGCTGTAA